The following nucleotide sequence is from Hirundo rustica isolate bHirRus1 chromosome 7, bHirRus1.pri.v3, whole genome shotgun sequence.
ttaattattaaagagtgggaacagccttgccctcacagctgtgggtgtgataaaagagtgaattagctgGGAGAGAAATCAGATAGAGTTTGCTGGTTGTGCTGTGATGTGGAAGGGCTAGGAGGTTGTGGgagggacagaaagggtaagATGCCATACAAGGGACAGACAGCGTTAGGTGATAGTGCTAGGGTCAGGAAGGGGGGAgttggaaatgcagaaggaaggtagGAGAGAAAGAGCTCGAGCTGTATGGAGCTACGAATGGGACTGCAccatagaaaaggtatgaaagacttttagataatGATGTACTGGTATGTGgagccccctgaagtttttaaagcactcttgagtgctgtggccgTCTCGACTATGACAAAAAtgcagtgcaaaaaaaaaaaaacaaacccacgcCCTTTTATTTAATGGGATGGGGCTCATGGAAAAGATAtctcattaattttcttctgctcatGTCTTTCATGCAAGCAGAACAAGCCATCTTCAGTGCTCAATACAATTAAATTTCAGGGCACAAGAAAAGGATGATGCCATGaatttccatgaaaaacaaggcagggaagggaaaactcTTGTGGAATAATGCCCCTTCATAAATGGCACAGAGAGGGTTGCCCCAGGTGGATGCAATGCTTCAGCAACggaaagctcctggctctgggTCAATTCTACTGCTCACCAGGACAGCTTGATCTACAAGAAGAGAATTCAAGTACTCAGACAGGCCGTGGAGCCCACTCGCAGCCGTGCCCTCGGGCGGCAGCAGGCGGCAAGGGCCCGGGCCGAGCCCTGCCGGGGCACGAGGCCGTGTggccacagggctggcagcgccCGTGTGGGGCAGCTGTGCCGCTGGCGCCCTGCCACGCTCTGTGCTCGCAAGGATGGCCGGGCGCTACCTGGGACggcagcagcacaaagagcTCCGGATCATCTGCAGTGGTGAGTGAGACCAGCGGGGACTGGCGGTGGGAGCTGCGTTCCCTGCCCCGGCTgcgcagggctctgctccctgcgcGGACCAGGGGCGGCGTGGGCAGAGCACAGACACCTTTCCGGGGTCAGTGGGAGATTTGTCGCCAGCTGATTCTTGTTGGAGGGGATGCTATGGTCACCTTCCACCTGCTCCttgttgtctcctgcttcctCCAGGCCATGGCAAGAGCCGGCTGGGACGGACGTGTCAGCCGGGTCTCCCCAGATCCCCAGAGATCCAGGCTCTGACTGTgtctctgtttctctctcttccagCCCTTCAGGATATGACAGATGACACCAGCCCTGCCATCTCATGCCTGGCCCTTCAAGCTCTGTACATCAACAGAGCTGTACGGAGCATTGGCTCCTCCCGACTCGAGCGGATGCAAAATCGACTCCGCCAGCTCTGGAGGTCACGGCCCTCCCTGCGTGGTGGTGGCTGCTTGTCCTGCCGGAGCGCTGTGGAGAACTGATGCGGGAGGCGGCATCTGCTGGGGCCATCTGAGCCTGCCGGGAACACCTGTGCTCTGCAAGCGCTTCCTTTCACCCCACTGTAGGAATGTTAAATTGCTGTTGTCATACACAGAGATGCAAGAGCTTTCTTTGGGCGCCCAGAGTCTTCAGGCCCACggggaagagaggagaaagggtGCTTGTGCTCAGCAAGTTGCCCAAGTGTGCGGTGTGGAAGGGAAGGTGGCCAAAACCCCCTTGGCCTTTGGTGCTTCTGCTGAAGCCTTAGGGCTTGTGACAGAGCGGGTGGGCAGAGGCCGGAGCTGAGGCGGGGATCCCTGAGGAGAGACTGGTGCCTGGAGATGGCCACCACCCCTCTCCCAGCCAGGATGTGCCATCTGTGCCCTGCCCGTGTATTGCTGGCTGGATTGCTGAGGGCTCTGAGGTGCCTCTTGTTCCGGCTCCTCCggagctcctccagcagccaggcaggccTGGGGGTGGCCTGGAGGGGACGGGACGCTGGGAGGCCACGAAGGGATGCGGTGCTGCGAAGGCCTGACCGGATAAGGTAGTGGCAAGGCACGAGGGGCATGCGTGTGGCAGTGAGTGGTGGGAGGCTCTGATGGGACAGGAGGACTTGAGTGGATGGCTTGGTGGGAAGGCCTGAGGAACTGGGGGGCAGAGGCCGTAAGCAGCCCCCAGACAGCCCCAGTCTCCCCGCCAGCCGGCTGCTCTGGCGCTTCTTCGAGGTGTGTCTCATGCCTGCGGCAGAAGCCCTCGAGGCCGGGCCCCAGCAGGCCCGTGAGGACACCCCCTGGCCTGGTGCCCAGGCTGGTTTGGCTACGGACAAGGAGGGCAAGCAGGCCCTGCTGGGGCACGGCCACTGGCGAGGGCCAGCGGGCAGAGCCGGGACGGGCGCTCAGCCGGAGTCCCCACAGCTGCGAGGCCACGGCGCTGCGTGGCCCAGACgcccctggcacagagctctgggcccgcagagctgctgccaccacgGGATGGGCGATGTCTCCTTGAGCTGGCCTGCGGAGTCGCTGCTGTCGGCACGGCTCTGGAcaccaagaaaaacaagcaCCAGCGTGTGTACAGGAAGAGCAGGACCTAGGAGGGCTGTATCTCCTCAGCAAGGCACCCACACCGGCCAGGATAGCAAAAGAGGGGGATGCTACGGGCACAGTTTTTTCTATCTTGGCAAAGCCATCAGGAAAAGTGGTCACCATGGCTTTCTCTTGACTTGCCAGCCTCACAGCAACGTTTGGcagcttcagctgcagcctgTCCCCCTGACTAACTTCAGTGGTTGTGCTTGAGGGCGGACTCGCCTGCCACACTTGCGTGTCCCAAGGCAGCTGCATTGGGGCCATCGTTAGAGACTCTGGTGGGACatgagccctgggctgcagcagctgccctccATTCAGGCAACTTTAAAAAAGCCAGTGTGAGCTTCTAAGCTCTAATCTCCCTCAGAGCAAAGGAAGAAGCCGCAGAtgctgaagaaaagcagcattcGTGTGGCTGAGcttcagggctggagggaagTAAGCACTTTGGTGTCTGCTGAACAGATGGCCCAGCTCACATGCTGAGGCTCTGCTGATAGAGgattctgctctgctcctgttgGAGGCCATTCCCTACCAATGCATGGCCCTCCACTGTTCCTGGATCAAGCCTTCTGGAGCCATGGGAACAAGTGTGTTCTGTGTCCTTCCAACAGCAGCAAGTGGTAGGACACGTCTGCTTCCAGCACTTGTCTTGGCTGTTCCTTCACAGTGCTGGCACCATCATCAGAGACACAGAGCACATTCTCTCATCCCAGAGTTATCCCTATCTTCTGCACTTGCCCAGGTTCTTCCTCCCAGGTTCACCAGGGAAAATCTCTGCTCATTCCTGTCCATTCCCTTGCCCAGCAGGCACCCAGCTGTGGTTGGACGCGAGCTGCTGGCCACAGGCAGGCACGCAGCAACCAGAGCATTGGGCATCAGATGCTGGGCTGATGGttttttctccagaaagcaagaaaaacagtCAGAAGAACACAAGGAAACTCGATCAGATCTCTGTAAGAATCTAATTGTCCTGTGAAAGTCGTGAGTGGATGGTGGTTTTGTGCTTGTCAAGATAATCACTTCCAGGCAAAAATCATTCCAGGAAGGAGCAACAGCTGACAGACACTGAGTGTTGCCACCAATTGCTCCAGGTGCCTCCTGCCAACAGCCCCCTGCAGAAAGGAGCACAGTCAGCAGTGTGGGTGCGCTTTGGCTGTCCTCTGGCAGAAAAGTCCCCTGGGTGGCACAGCATTCTGTGGCAGGAAAGGGGCACCCAGCATGGGCAGGGCTCGGGGGCTGGCAGGTCTCCTTTGGCAGGGACTCTGCCACACCTGCTGATTTCAGTGCTCCCCGGGccccagggctcagagcagcatTCGTGCCCTGGGCCACACGCCCCGTGTCTGTGTCACAGCCCCATGACGGCCACCCACCACCGGGGCTTGTCCCAAAGAGGCCGTGGCAGCTCCTGTGCAAGGCCCCGGtgcccttcctgctgcagctgcgtCGGCGGCCCTGGGggctccttctgctgccctgagcccgAGAGCAGGGCAGCATCTGCTTGTTGTTTGAGCCGTTCCTAAAGTTCCTGTAGGGCCGTCTTTGACATCTGGGGCAACGTCTTCCTTGCAGCTGGGGCACtttggggggtggggtgtgCATGCGTGCCCCCAGGGCAGGTGGAGGTGTGTCCTAGGGCTCTTTGTGACACAGTGCAGCGTGGGCACCGTGGAACGTAAAAGGATGGAGTATCACAAGGGTGACCCTTTGTGACACGTCATTGTGACACAGGTGCTGGCGGTGGCACAGCCACACCACAGTGCTTGGTGCACGCAGTGGGACAGAGCAGCGCCGTGAGGAGCCCCCACACAGGCAGCTCGTCCTTTGCTGACCCAGAGCTCTTCCAAGGCATTAGCTCTGCAGGTGACCTCGAGGCCAGACTGAGGGACTCTGTGACCCATAGCCTTCCCATGCTTTCTCTTTTGCAGGTGTCCTCAAGACCTGTCTGTGGGACTTGGTGATCCAGCGCCTTTAAAAATGTCTCCCATCACTGTGCCAGGAGGCCTTGAGAGCAGACTGCAGGACTTTCTGTCCTGTAGCCTTCCCAAGGCTTCTCTATTGTAGGTCCCTTCAAGGCTGCATTTACTGACCCAGAGATTTTCCCAGACATCTTTCACGCAATTAGCCATCAATCCTGACATTGACATGGCAGAGAGATCCTCCAGCCTACCCAAGAATGTGGGAAAATTCACTTGTGGTGCCCCACCACAGCAACGCAATGAAATGGAGcagttccagctgctgcagaagggtgagtggcagagctgggccacAGGGCTGGTacctgcagccagcctggccccatcccatcccgtcccgtcccatcccatccgaCATGCTCATGGATAGGACAGAAGAGGGGCTGGGACTGGACCCCCTGGCAGCTGCGCTCCAGCCTTGGAGCTGTTGCTGCCTGGGGAGtgcggggctgggctgtgttctCTGGTGACTCCTGCCGCTCTTCAGCTCTGGCATTTCTTGCTCTCTGCCAGATGCAAGGAGGAACCAGACACAACAGCAGAACTCTGCCCATAGCTGCTGGCACTCTATAGGCCAGGTACTGAGAGCCATCCCCACCTTCTCAGCTGAGTGTCACTGTTGGAGCACTCAATGGAtcatccttctcttctctaTTGTTCCTTCTTTTGCAGATGTGCACAAACATCACAGGCACTTGGTGTCGAGAGATGATCACCAGATTGACCACGGGTGTGGCAGAGCCTGACCCCACGCACACTCCGAGCATAGcttctgctcccagcctggatcTTTTTGGGGAGAGAGTTGTCTCCAGTCCGAGTCAAGTAAGCAGCCTGTGGCCAgggctgggtgtccccaggaaTTGGTGGCACCTCAAGCCAGTTTCACTGGGCCTCCTCAGCTTTTGAGTTCAGTCCAGTGTGGTGGGAAGGGAAGCACTTCTCAGGGGAAGCTGGGGAAGTTGCTCCCTCTGGCAGCTCTCCAATTCTGCCCATGCCTTCTCCAGGTGCCAGGCTTTGTTAGGAACATGCACCAGAGGTTCATGTCCGATGTGCCTCCAGACGACAGGCTGTTCATGGACATCCTGAGGCTGACTGATGCACACCCCAATGACGTTGCAGTGACCCTTCTGCGCTGTGCCCCATCATGTGACAGGTACAGGACCCACCTGCCTTGAGGGCTCATGTCTAGCCAGCCTGTAGGGCCCATCACCCTGTACAGCTAGTCCAATGGGATCTGCTAGACAGGCAGAGAGTTCCAGGAGCCACTGGAccctccttttcccagcccaggCTTGTTAGCCCCTAAGCCTCCTGCCATGCTCCCTCCCTACTGCTCAGGGCACTGTGGCTCTGTCATCTGGGCTCCTGTGGCTGCCTCGGCCATGGTGCTCTGGCTGAGACGCCCCTGGCACACCTCTGGTCCTGCAGAGGTGCTGCAATCATGTGGAAGACCATAGCCTCATCAGGATCAACACTGGACAAGGTGCTGCCAACACTGCTCTGTGTGATGGAGGACTGGCCACTGCACAAAATGTACACCTCTGATGGGGACAATAAGGATGTATTTGCCCTGGCTGTGAGTTTCTGGAACTGGCCTTTGCTTGCACCCAGGTTGCCTCCCCAGCGCCTTTCCatcctctccatcctctccccCACTGCATCTCCCTGCCTCAGGCGCTGGGCTGACACCTGGGTTAGGGGCGAGGTTCGGGGGCACCGGGGCAGCTGCTCCCCGTGTCTCCCCTGGCCTCTCCCTTGCACGCTCGGGCCCTGCCCCTCGGTGCTCTGTCTCTGAGTGGGTTATCCTTTGCAGGGAACCAGGATGGTTTGGGAGGTTCTCCGCCTGCCCTGGTGTCCAGAGCCATTTATTGAATATTCCCCTCATCTCGTCGTGGCTCTGCTCTTCCAAGTTTTCATCAGTACAGAGCAGATAACAGAGGATATCAATACTTTCTGGAGAAGATGTCAGGAGGAACAAAACCTTCCCACTAGCCTCAACAGGTGCCCCACACCAGTCCTCCTGTCACTCCCACGTCCCCAGGGCTGAGGCCTGGGCTCCCAGCATCACCTGGGCTTTGCTCTGCACACAGGTTTGCAGTGaacactttgaaggcactgttCTACCGTCTGCAGTGTCTGGATTTACTGGTGGCAATGGAACGCAAATGTGGCTGGGACACgctgctctgtgctgacacCCACCACTATGCAGTGGGTCTGCTGGCCAGGTGAGGCCTCAttctccctgctgcctctgtcATGAGTGCCCAGGGTGCCCCACACAGTCCCCATGGTCGTGGGTGAGAGGGCCTTGTCACAGAGAGATGGACGAGCAGACTGGAAAAGGATGGGAGGGAGAGAAGTGTGCTCAAGAACAGCCGCATCCCGAAGTGCCCATGGGTTGCTGGGGAAAACACCACACCTCTGTGAGTCAGTCCAGGGAAAGGTTTGCCCAGCCATCTCAGGGTTGATGGTGCCTCTTTCCCCCTGCCAGACAGATGCGCCGTGTCTCCAGAGACCTTTGTTCCTGCATTGCACTCCGCCTGCTCAGGCTGCTCAGCAGGGAGGAACCACACTGGGAACTGCCTGCTATGGCGTTCCTTGTGGAGGTGAGCCCGGTGGCCAGCGCTGCCTCGCTGAGCTGCCTCCCACGTCTCTGCCCTCTCGTAGCCACAGCTGCCTGGGACGGTCGGTGCCCATGCGGAACTGCCCTGTGCAGATCCgagctcctgccagctgggcacccctgtcactgccctgtgcctTTCAGGTCCTCGACTGCCTGGACTTCAGTGAATGGGGTGACAGCATCCTGGAGATCATGATGCGGCACCTGCCGAGCGAGTCCAGGGAGATGCGTCGCCTGGTGCTCAGAGGCCTCGTCATGCTCAGCAACGAGCCCTCGCTGGTGAGAAGGAGGCGGCGGCCAAAGCTGTGCCGGCAGCGTGGGGCTGGGGAAAGCTGCCCCTTGGGCTTGGCTGGGCTTtggcagctgtggcagctgctcccagttcTCCCGCATCGCTCTTCAGCCGCCTGGGTGCCCTGGGACAGCACCTCAGCCTTGGGGCTCCATGCCAGCAGCGTAGGGTTGCACCACTGCAGCGGTGTTGGTGGTTAGCAGTTGTTCATGGATTCACATCACAGCCTTGTGTTCCACACAGGCCAAAAAAATGTGCAGCCTGTCTGCAAACCTTATGGAGCTACTGAGGAATGAAGACAGAGAGGTGGTCAGCATGACCCTCTCTGTGTTCCTCAACCTACTCCTGAACAAAGACATCCTAGTATCCAGCCCCACGGCCCCGAAACTGGCTGAGGCACTCCGTCCGCTCTTTGACAATGTAAGGCTCTGTGACCCCAACCACGGGGGTGTGATGTGGAAGTGTGGTGCCTGTGGATTTTTGGGCCTGTACACAGGGTGGCCTGGAGAATCCAGAGctgagttttttcctttccgACAGGACAACAGACAGGTGCAGCTGCTCTCCATTCACCTCTACAAAGAAGTGATGGAATCGGtagtggaaaagggaaaaaagcacctGAAGATTCTTGTGAGCCAGAGCCTGCTCCCACTCTTCTTCAACTGCCACGATGGGAACCAGCATGTGGCAGAGGTGAGGACTGCTGggccctgtgtccccatgggAAAGGGCCCAACTGTCTCCCTCCCCCCTGGCACCTGATgggctccagcctcctcctggcCTTGGCACAGGGACCTGAGTCCTGTGCCCGGGCCTGCGGTGCCATCTCTGGCTCTCTGCTGGTCTGCAGGCCTCTCGGAAGACGCTGCTTAGAGCTGTGAGCTTCCTGAAGAGGAGGGATCTTGAGCGGCTCCTGAAGATGAAGGACCCGTGGAGCTTCGGCGAACATGTGGTAAGGACAGCCTGgaagccccagccccaggctggagAAGCGCCGTGCCCACAATGCCCAGTCTGTGGGCCCGGCAGCTGTGGCCCCTGCCTGGTGCTGCACCCAGGGGCACCGGCCTGTGCCCCACACGCCGCTCCCTTCCCTGGGCGGCGCgggctcttctccaggctcctgTGGCCCTGAGCCGGGCGCTGATGGAGCCCCggcccagctgggctctgctgcggGGCAGCACCGCGGCTCCCCGGGCCCTCTGCCCCCTCCAGAGCCCGGCGCCAGCAGCTGGTGGCTGGGTCTCAGGGCTGTGCGGGCAGGGgaagcagtgctgggcactgggagtGCCCAGACAAGGGGCAGAGCCCAcgccatccctgccctgccgcTGTCTCCAGCTGGCAGAGGACAGGAGCCAAGCACCCGAGAACCTGCGGCAGGCTCTGCCGTACCTGGAGAGCCCACAGGAGCCCGTGCGAGAGGCGGCCATCAGGTGCATCGGTGAGCAACGAGCCCGGGGTTTCGGTCCCTCTCTGCCCCGTGGCAGCAGGATCCCGGCCAGGGGCCCTGACAGGCTCTGTGTTCCCAGGGATCGCCGGCATGCTCATGAGggggcagcaggaagagctgcagctcatCTGTGAGGGTGAGTGAGGGCAGCGAGGTTTCagtgggagctggcaggggaagCTGCAGTGGGCTCTGCTCCTTGTGCAGACCAGGGGCGGCATGGGGAGAGCACAGAGACATTTCAGGAGTCCGTGGGGGATTCATGGCCAGCGCCTTCCAGCTGATcctgttgtctcctgcttcctTCAGGCCACGGCAAGAGGGCTGGTCCTTTCAGGTGGTTTCCTCACTCTGGCTGTGGATCTGTTCTGTTTCAGCCCTTCAAGCCCTCAGAACAGATGACAGCCCCTCCAACACAAACCTGATTGTTCAAGTCATGTTGGATGAAAGAGCTGCAGTACTAAGTTCATCTTCTGGATCAAAGCAACCAGGACAGCAACAGATGCCATGCAAGAGGAGATCAcctggagagcagaggaaacCAGCTGGAGCTCTAGGCACAGCTGATGCTGGGCACACCTGAGCGTGCCTGGAAGGTCGGGGTAGCTCCTGGCCTCCCATTCCCGCTTTACTGgtccttccctgcagccctcagaCCTTAcctgttcccttctcctgctccccagctcaTCCCTCTGCTTTGCATGAATAAACATTTCAGCTTCTTCACCTTATTTGTATCTTT
It contains:
- the LOC120755485 gene encoding uncharacterized protein LOC120755485 isoform X1, with the protein product MVFSPESKKNSQKNTRKLDQISVPSRLHLLTQRFSQTSFTQLAINPDIDMAERSSSLPKNVGKFTCGAPPQQRNEMEQFQLLQKDARRNQTQQQNSAHSCWHSIGQMCTNITGTWCREMITRLTTGVAEPDPTHTPSIASAPSLDLFGERVVSSPSQVPGFVRNMHQRFMSDVPPDDRLFMDILRLTDAHPNDVAVTLLRCAPSCDRGAAIMWKTIASSGSTLDKVLPTLLCVMEDWPLHKMYTSDGDNKDVFALAGTRMVWEVLRLPWCPEPFIEYSPHLVVALLFQVFISTEQITEDINTFWRRCQEEQNLPTSLNRFAVNTLKALFYRLQCLDLLVAMERKCGWDTLLCADTHHYAVGLLARQMRRVSRDLCSCIALRLLRLLSREEPHWELPAMAFLVEVLDCLDFSEWGDSILEIMMRHLPSESREMRRLVLRGLVMLSNEPSLAKKMCSLSANLMELLRNEDREVVSMTLSVFLNLLLNKDILVSSPTAPKLAEALRPLFDNDNRQVQLLSIHLYKEVMESVVEKGKKHLKILVSQSLLPLFFNCHDGNQHVAEASRKTLLRAVSFLKRRDLERLLKMKDPWSFGEHVLAEDRSQAPENLRQALPYLESPQEPVREAAIRCIGIAGMLMRGQQEELQLICEALQALRTDDSPSNTNLIVQVMLDERAAVLSSSSGSKQPGQQQMPCKRRSPGEQRKPAGALGTADAGHT
- the LOC120755485 gene encoding uncharacterized protein LOC120755485 isoform X4, producing MVFSPESKKNSQKNTRKLDQISVPSRLHLLTQRFSQTSFTQLAINPDIDMAERSSSLPKNVGKFTCGAPPQQRNEMEQFQLLQKDARRNQTQQQNSAHSCWHSIGQMCTNITGTWCREMITRLTTGVAEPDPTHTPSIASAPSLDLFGERVVSSPSQVPGFVRNMHQRFMSDVPPDDRLFMDILRLTDAHPNDVAVTLLRCAPSCDRGAAIMWKTIASSGSTLDKVLPTLLCVMEDWPLHKMYTSDGDNKDVFALAGTRMVWEVLRLPWCPEPFIEYSPHLVVALLFQVFISTEQITEDINTFWRRCQEEQNLPTSLNRFAVNTLKALFYRLQCLDLLVAMERKCGWDTLLCADTHHYAVGLLARQMRRVSRDLCSCIALRLLRLLSREEPHWELPAMAFLVEVLDCLDFSEWGDSILEIMMRHLPSESREMRRLVLRGLVMLSNEPSLAKKMCSLSANLMELLRNEDREVVSMTLSVFLNLLLNKDILVSSPTAPKLAEALRPLFDNDNRQVQLLSIHLYKEVMESVVEKGKKHLKILVSQSLLPLFFNCHDGNQHVAEASRKTLLRAVSFLKRRDLERLLKMKDPWSFGEHVPFKPSEQMTAPPTQT
- the LOC120755485 gene encoding uncharacterized protein LOC120755485 isoform X2 encodes the protein MAERSSSLPKNVGKFTCGAPPQQRNEMEQFQLLQKDARRNQTQQQNSAHSCWHSIGQMCTNITGTWCREMITRLTTGVAEPDPTHTPSIASAPSLDLFGERVVSSPSQVPGFVRNMHQRFMSDVPPDDRLFMDILRLTDAHPNDVAVTLLRCAPSCDRGAAIMWKTIASSGSTLDKVLPTLLCVMEDWPLHKMYTSDGDNKDVFALAGTRMVWEVLRLPWCPEPFIEYSPHLVVALLFQVFISTEQITEDINTFWRRCQEEQNLPTSLNRFAVNTLKALFYRLQCLDLLVAMERKCGWDTLLCADTHHYAVGLLARQMRRVSRDLCSCIALRLLRLLSREEPHWELPAMAFLVEVLDCLDFSEWGDSILEIMMRHLPSESREMRRLVLRGLVMLSNEPSLAKKMCSLSANLMELLRNEDREVVSMTLSVFLNLLLNKDILVSSPTAPKLAEALRPLFDNDNRQVQLLSIHLYKEVMESVVEKGKKHLKILVSQSLLPLFFNCHDGNQHVAEASRKTLLRAVSFLKRRDLERLLKMKDPWSFGEHVLAEDRSQAPENLRQALPYLESPQEPVREAAIRCIGIAGMLMRGQQEELQLICEALQALRTDDSPSNTNLIVQVMLDERAAVLSSSSGSKQPGQQQMPCKRRSPGEQRKPAGALGTADAGHT
- the LOC120755485 gene encoding uncharacterized protein LOC120755485 isoform X3 produces the protein MWENSLVVPHHSNAMKWSSSSCCRRMCTNITGTWCREMITRLTTGVAEPDPTHTPSIASAPSLDLFGERVVSSPSQVPGFVRNMHQRFMSDVPPDDRLFMDILRLTDAHPNDVAVTLLRCAPSCDRGAAIMWKTIASSGSTLDKVLPTLLCVMEDWPLHKMYTSDGDNKDVFALAGTRMVWEVLRLPWCPEPFIEYSPHLVVALLFQVFISTEQITEDINTFWRRCQEEQNLPTSLNRFAVNTLKALFYRLQCLDLLVAMERKCGWDTLLCADTHHYAVGLLARQMRRVSRDLCSCIALRLLRLLSREEPHWELPAMAFLVEVLDCLDFSEWGDSILEIMMRHLPSESREMRRLVLRGLVMLSNEPSLAKKMCSLSANLMELLRNEDREVVSMTLSVFLNLLLNKDILVSSPTAPKLAEALRPLFDNDNRQVQLLSIHLYKEVMESVVEKGKKHLKILVSQSLLPLFFNCHDGNQHVAEASRKTLLRAVSFLKRRDLERLLKMKDPWSFGEHVLAEDRSQAPENLRQALPYLESPQEPVREAAIRCIGIAGMLMRGQQEELQLICEALQALRTDDSPSNTNLIVQVMLDERAAVLSSSSGSKQPGQQQMPCKRRSPGEQRKPAGALGTADAGHT